A genome region from Streptomyces xanthophaeus includes the following:
- a CDS encoding phage holin family protein encodes MSTKERQIHSSDESVSVLVSRASQQISGLVREEMQLARAEMTQKGKRFGKGGGLFGAAGLIGILAAQALTAACIAALASTVPVWASALIVAAALAVLAAATAMAGKKQIAEAGAPVPERTMDSVRADLAEIKEKVHR; translated from the coding sequence ATGAGCACGAAAGAGCGGCAGATCCACAGCTCCGATGAATCCGTGAGTGTGCTGGTCTCGCGCGCCTCCCAGCAGATTTCGGGGCTGGTCCGCGAGGAGATGCAGCTGGCCCGCGCAGAAATGACCCAGAAGGGCAAACGCTTCGGCAAGGGCGGAGGACTTTTCGGCGCGGCGGGCCTGATCGGAATCCTGGCAGCTCAGGCCCTGACAGCAGCCTGCATCGCAGCTCTCGCGTCGACGGTCCCGGTCTGGGCATCGGCGCTGATCGTCGCGGCGGCGTTGGCGGTGCTTGCCGCAGCGACCGCCATGGCTGGGAAGAAGCAGATCGCGGAGGCCGGCGCACCCGTACCGGAACGGACCATGGACAGCGTCAGGGCCGATCTGGCCGAGATCAAGGAGAAGGTGCACCGATGA
- a CDS encoding HemK2/MTQ2 family protein methyltransferase, whose product MALPGVYQPQADTLLLAEALAQEELGPQTDALEIGTGTGALALHAAGRGARVTAVDVSWPAVVTARLNSLCRRLPLRVLHGDFAARTAGCRYDLVIANPPYVPAPGVRLPSRGPERAWDACPDGRGVIDRICARAPSLLRPGGVLLMVHSAMCRTGETLDRLAGVGLAAEVAARASVPWGPVLRSRRAWLERRGLAAETDEWEELVIIRARSL is encoded by the coding sequence ATGGCCTTGCCGGGCGTCTACCAGCCGCAGGCGGACACCCTCCTCCTCGCGGAGGCGCTCGCCCAGGAGGAACTCGGGCCGCAGACCGACGCGCTGGAGATCGGTACGGGCACCGGGGCGCTGGCACTGCACGCCGCGGGCAGGGGAGCCCGGGTCACCGCGGTCGATGTCTCCTGGCCCGCCGTGGTCACGGCGCGGCTGAACTCCTTGTGCCGACGGCTGCCGCTGCGCGTCCTGCACGGTGACTTCGCGGCGCGCACCGCGGGGTGCCGGTACGACCTGGTGATCGCCAATCCGCCGTACGTACCCGCCCCGGGGGTCCGGCTGCCGTCGCGCGGACCGGAGCGGGCCTGGGACGCCTGCCCCGACGGGCGCGGGGTCATCGACCGGATCTGCGCCCGAGCCCCCTCCCTGCTGCGTCCCGGGGGCGTCCTGCTCATGGTGCACTCGGCGATGTGCCGCACCGGGGAGACCCTCGACCGCCTGGCCGGGGTGGGGCTGGCAGCGGAGGTCGCGGCGCGTGCCTCGGTGCCGTGGGGCCCCGTACTGCGATCGCGGCGGGCCTGGCTGGAGCGGCGGGGTCTGGCGGCGGAAACCGACGAGTGGGAAGAGCTGGTGATCATCCGTGCCCGGTCCCTCTGA
- a CDS encoding helix-turn-helix transcriptional regulator has product MGDEGLPHGSWTFLTSHARVLLALARDPGVRLREVAETCVLTERTVQAIVADLEQEGYLTRVRHGRRNHYRISPGAKFRHPAEAGRDIAGLLALFADDPPTTRTPRAESRRT; this is encoded by the coding sequence ATGGGTGATGAAGGCCTTCCCCACGGGTCATGGACGTTCCTGACCAGCCACGCCCGTGTCCTGCTCGCCCTCGCACGCGACCCCGGAGTGCGCCTGCGGGAGGTCGCCGAGACCTGCGTGCTCACCGAGCGGACCGTCCAGGCGATCGTCGCGGACCTGGAGCAGGAGGGATACCTCACCCGGGTACGCCACGGGCGCCGCAACCACTACCGCATCAGCCCCGGAGCGAAGTTCCGCCACCCCGCCGAGGCGGGCCGCGACATCGCGGGGCTCCTCGCCCTCTTCGCCGACGACCCGCCGACGACCCGGACACCACGGGCCGAGTCCCGGCGGACGTGA
- a CDS encoding DUF3618 domain-containing protein, whose protein sequence is MTDEPRTNIGTPTPDELREQVERTRDELGQTIEALAYKADIKAQAKEKTAAVKEQAAEKTAVVADRIRVRTRHTAQLVRDTTPDPVLDKAARAARTARAHRKPLLVAGASLVVLLLLVRRSRGR, encoded by the coding sequence ATGACCGACGAACCTCGAACGAATATCGGCACGCCCACCCCTGACGAGCTGCGCGAGCAGGTCGAGCGCACCCGCGACGAACTCGGGCAGACCATCGAGGCGCTGGCGTACAAGGCCGACATCAAGGCACAGGCGAAGGAGAAGACAGCCGCCGTGAAGGAACAGGCCGCCGAGAAGACGGCCGTGGTCGCCGACCGGATCCGTGTGCGGACCCGGCACACCGCACAGCTGGTGAGGGACACGACACCCGATCCGGTGCTCGACAAGGCGGCCCGGGCCGCGAGGACGGCACGAGCCCATCGCAAGCCGCTGCTCGTGGCCGGCGCTTCGCTGGTCGTCCTCCTCCTGCTGGTGCGGCGCAGCCGGGGACGATGA
- a CDS encoding CDGSH iron-sulfur domain-containing protein, producing the protein MPGPSDSSPAPVPARVRASARRVSVDPQGPVLVEGPVEIVLDDGTVARSDRFMVAVCTCRRSRTYPWCDTSHRSRERGGPPPEDRNPR; encoded by the coding sequence GTGCCCGGTCCCTCTGACAGCTCCCCCGCCCCGGTCCCGGCCCGCGTACGGGCGTCGGCCCGCCGGGTATCGGTGGACCCGCAGGGTCCGGTCCTGGTCGAGGGGCCGGTCGAGATCGTCCTGGACGACGGTACGGTCGCCCGGTCCGACCGCTTCATGGTCGCGGTGTGCACCTGTCGCCGCAGCCGTACGTACCCCTGGTGCGACACCAGCCACCGCTCGCGTGAGCGGGGCGGCCCGCCTCCCGAGGACAGGAACCCCCGATGA
- a CDS encoding MFS transporter — protein sequence MTSPATAVPAPAGIRRIVAASLIGTTIEWYDFFLYGSAAALVFNELFFPGSEPLVGTLLAFLTYAIGFAARPLGGLVFGHYGDKIGRKQLLVLSLLLMGGATFAMGLLPTHASIGVGAPILLTLLRLIQGFALGGEWGGAVLLVSEHGDDKSRGFWASWPQAGAPGGNLLATGVLAVLAAVQSDAAFLAWGWRIPFLLSGVLVMIGLWIRMSVSESPVFLEAQARAAERAAAGAKAKPPVAEVFRTNWRGVLTAIGTRLGENISYYVITAFLLVYVTSHLGLPKSDGLNAVLIGSAVHFAAIPAWGALSDRIGRRAVTLFGSVGMIGWAFAFFALLDSKSFPVIAAAVTVGLLLHGAMYGPQAAFISEMFDTEVRYSGASMGSQLASIIGGALAPIIAVALLRDYGSSLPVSVYLATAAAVTTLTVLVAKETRGRSLAREHTPVRAPVPAARRAGHDPLPADN from the coding sequence ATGACCTCCCCCGCAACGGCCGTACCGGCACCGGCCGGCATACGGAGAATCGTCGCCGCCAGCCTCATCGGGACCACCATCGAGTGGTACGACTTCTTCCTCTACGGCTCGGCCGCCGCACTGGTCTTCAACGAGCTGTTCTTTCCCGGCAGCGAGCCCCTGGTCGGTACCCTCCTCGCCTTCCTGACCTATGCGATCGGCTTCGCGGCCCGCCCGCTGGGTGGGCTGGTCTTCGGCCACTACGGGGACAAGATCGGCCGCAAGCAGCTCCTCGTCCTCAGCCTGCTCCTCATGGGCGGGGCCACCTTCGCCATGGGCCTGCTGCCCACCCACGCGAGCATCGGGGTCGGCGCCCCGATCCTCCTCACGCTCCTGCGCCTGATCCAGGGGTTCGCGCTCGGCGGCGAGTGGGGCGGGGCGGTGCTGCTCGTCTCCGAGCACGGGGACGACAAGAGCCGCGGCTTCTGGGCCTCCTGGCCGCAGGCCGGCGCGCCCGGAGGCAATCTGCTGGCCACCGGGGTACTCGCCGTCCTGGCCGCCGTACAGTCCGACGCGGCCTTCCTCGCCTGGGGCTGGCGGATCCCGTTCCTGCTCTCCGGGGTGCTGGTCATGATCGGCCTGTGGATCCGGATGTCCGTCTCGGAGTCCCCGGTCTTCCTGGAGGCGCAGGCCAGGGCCGCGGAGCGGGCCGCCGCCGGGGCCAAGGCCAAGCCGCCCGTGGCCGAGGTGTTCCGTACGAACTGGCGCGGGGTCCTGACCGCGATCGGCACCCGCCTCGGCGAGAACATCTCGTACTACGTCATCACCGCCTTCCTCCTCGTCTACGTCACCAGCCACCTCGGGCTGCCCAAGAGCGACGGCCTGAACGCCGTACTCATCGGCTCCGCCGTCCACTTCGCGGCCATCCCGGCCTGGGGCGCGCTGTCCGACCGCATCGGGCGCCGCGCCGTCACCCTCTTCGGCTCGGTGGGCATGATCGGCTGGGCGTTCGCGTTCTTCGCGCTGCTGGACTCCAAGTCCTTCCCGGTGATCGCCGCGGCCGTGACCGTCGGACTGCTCCTGCACGGTGCGATGTACGGACCGCAGGCGGCCTTCATCTCCGAGATGTTCGACACCGAGGTCCGCTACTCCGGCGCCTCGATGGGGTCCCAGCTGGCCTCCATCATCGGCGGCGCCCTCGCACCGATCATCGCCGTGGCCCTGCTGCGCGACTACGGCTCGTCCCTGCCCGTCTCCGTCTATCTCGCCACGGCGGCGGCGGTCACCACGCTGACCGTCCTGGTGGCCAAGGAGACCCGCGGGCGTAGCCTGGCCCGGGAACACACCCCGGTACGCGCACCGGTCCCGGCCGCCCGCCGGGCCGGGCACGA
- a CDS encoding DUF4235 domain-containing protein: protein MKASKVAYKPVGLALGAVGGLIAGAAFKQVWKIVEGEDDAPSATDEDRSWRQILIAAAIQGAIFAVVKAAVDRSGAVATRRMTGTWPG from the coding sequence ATGAAGGCGTCGAAGGTGGCCTACAAGCCGGTCGGTCTGGCCCTGGGTGCCGTCGGTGGCTTGATCGCGGGGGCCGCGTTCAAGCAGGTCTGGAAGATCGTCGAGGGCGAGGACGACGCTCCGAGCGCCACGGACGAAGACCGCTCCTGGCGGCAGATCCTCATCGCGGCCGCCATCCAGGGCGCGATCTTCGCCGTGGTCAAGGCGGCGGTCGACCGCTCCGGCGCCGTGGCCACGCGTCGTATGACGGGCACCTGGCCGGGCTGA
- a CDS encoding iron-containing redox enzyme family protein, with translation MTPPSLSLSTAAPAVGPRLVEGRGELSRAVTRALRSGGPPVYTTGSVLRADPWGEDLQLALYLLYELHYRGFDGVDDAREWDPELLRLRQAMETRILHALRTELPDPPRTVEEAFAPLLVEPVDLSGSLSHHLETEGELWQLREYAALRSLYHLKEADPHAWVIPRLTGRAKAAMAAIEYDEFGAGRADRIHARLFADLMADLGLDPAYGRYLDRAPAPLLATVNLMSLFGLHRALRGALVGHFACVEVTSSPGSRRLAKAMRRCGAGPSAEHFYAEHVEADAVHEQVVRHEVIGGLLADEPDLEADIAFGCAATVVLEDRLAAHLRTAWDQGRSALRSPLPGP, from the coding sequence ATGACCCCTCCCAGCCTGAGCCTGAGCACAGCGGCGCCGGCCGTCGGCCCCCGTCTGGTCGAAGGGCGGGGCGAACTGTCCCGCGCCGTGACGCGGGCCCTGCGATCCGGCGGCCCGCCGGTGTACACCACGGGGTCGGTGCTCAGGGCGGACCCCTGGGGTGAGGACCTCCAGCTCGCCCTCTACCTCCTGTACGAGCTGCACTACCGCGGCTTCGACGGCGTGGACGACGCGCGCGAATGGGACCCGGAGCTGCTGCGGCTGCGCCAGGCGATGGAGACCCGCATCCTGCACGCCCTGCGCACCGAGCTGCCCGACCCACCCCGAACGGTCGAGGAAGCCTTCGCCCCGCTTCTCGTCGAGCCCGTGGACCTTTCCGGCAGTCTCAGTCACCACCTGGAGACCGAGGGCGAGCTCTGGCAGCTGCGCGAGTACGCGGCCCTGCGCTCCCTCTACCACCTCAAGGAGGCCGACCCGCACGCCTGGGTCATCCCGCGGCTCACCGGACGGGCCAAGGCCGCCATGGCCGCCATCGAGTACGACGAGTTCGGCGCCGGCCGCGCCGACCGCATCCACGCGCGGCTCTTCGCGGACCTCATGGCCGACCTGGGGCTGGATCCCGCCTACGGCCGCTACCTGGACCGCGCGCCGGCGCCGTTGCTCGCGACCGTGAACCTGATGTCCCTCTTCGGGCTCCACCGCGCCCTGCGCGGCGCACTCGTCGGCCACTTCGCCTGTGTCGAGGTCACCTCGTCGCCCGGCTCCAGGCGCCTGGCCAAGGCCATGCGGCGCTGCGGAGCGGGACCTTCGGCCGAACACTTCTACGCGGAGCACGTCGAAGCCGACGCCGTCCACGAACAGGTGGTACGCCACGAGGTGATCGGAGGGCTGCTGGCCGACGAACCGGACCTCGAGGCGGACATCGCGTTCGGATGCGCGGCGACCGTCGTGCTGGAGGACCGTCTCGCGGCGCACCTCCGCACGGCCTGGGACCAGGGACGCAGCGCTTTGCGTTCCCCCTTGCCGGGGCCGTGA
- a CDS encoding DUF5133 domain-containing protein has protein sequence MTASVPLADIHEVRHRTPETAATHVPSDRAVPRAVAVGTLMATTPATAREAERILSAAAAGAGLPETVLAAATIDSARGVPVPARAERALRQAVRTARTPDPVPSSTSGPYLLPLREDTEKALGRFFESRLRLSAAPVDPEARRSFEDSLFTLCILMGQPCAPEALHDAVQYAAS, from the coding sequence ATGACGGCGTCCGTCCCCCTCGCCGACATCCACGAAGTCCGCCACCGCACCCCCGAGACAGCCGCCACCCACGTGCCCTCCGATCGGGCAGTCCCGCGGGCGGTGGCAGTGGGCACGCTGATGGCGACGACCCCGGCCACGGCCCGCGAGGCCGAGCGCATCCTGTCCGCCGCGGCCGCGGGAGCCGGCCTGCCCGAGACCGTCCTGGCCGCCGCGACGATCGATTCCGCCCGCGGCGTACCCGTTCCCGCCCGTGCCGAGCGGGCGCTGCGCCAGGCCGTCCGCACGGCCCGCACCCCGGACCCCGTACCGTCCTCGACGTCGGGTCCGTACCTGCTGCCCCTGCGGGAGGACACCGAGAAGGCCCTCGGCCGGTTCTTCGAGAGCCGCCTGCGCCTGAGCGCCGCACCCGTGGACCCGGAGGCACGCCGCTCCTTCGAGGACTCCCTGTTCACGCTCTGCATCCTCATGGGCCAACCCTGCGCCCCCGAGGCCCTGCATGACGCCGTCCAGTACGCCGCGAGCTGA
- a CDS encoding isoamylase early set domain-containing protein: MLERKRLQGRTQVTFVLPEGTPQGPVSVVGDFNHWNPAAHPFEPRGDGTRRAEVSLPANSGHSFRYLAAGDYWFDDEQADHHDGTNNRIHT; this comes from the coding sequence ATGCTCGAACGCAAGCGACTCCAGGGCCGTACCCAGGTCACCTTCGTCCTGCCCGAGGGCACCCCGCAGGGACCGGTCAGCGTGGTCGGGGACTTCAACCACTGGAACCCCGCCGCCCACCCCTTCGAACCCCGAGGCGACGGCACCCGCAGGGCCGAGGTCTCCCTCCCCGCGAACAGCGGCCACTCGTTCCGTTACCTCGCGGCCGGCGACTACTGGTTCGACGACGAACAGGCCGACCACCACGACGGCACCAACAACCGGATCCACACCTGA
- a CDS encoding STAS domain-containing protein yields the protein MTAIVSDHRTCPSTAAGLEIGVTPGPRPGTVQVVVSGEIDFDNAMFLRRALLAALVSQRATLLLDLERVTFCDCAGLNTLLTARHAALRAGRGLHITAAGRRVERLLNLTDTRSLLT from the coding sequence ATGACCGCCATCGTGTCCGACCACCGGACCTGTCCCTCGACAGCGGCCGGCCTGGAGATCGGGGTGACACCCGGCCCGCGGCCCGGGACGGTCCAGGTCGTGGTGAGCGGCGAGATCGACTTCGACAACGCCATGTTTCTCCGCCGGGCCCTCCTGGCCGCCCTCGTCTCCCAGCGCGCGACCCTGCTCCTGGACCTGGAGCGGGTGACCTTCTGCGACTGTGCCGGCCTCAACACCCTCCTGACCGCCCGCCACGCGGCCCTGCGAGCTGGACGCGGCCTGCACATCACGGCGGCCGGTCGCCGGGTGGAGCGGCTCCTGAACCTCACCGACACCCGCTCCCTCCTCACGTGA